The DNA segment CATAGATTTACCGCCCACACAATCACGGGCTGTGGCAATAGCTTGGGCATGGTGAATGCCCACGAGCTATTCTttttgtggtgtatggtcaccgggTAGGATTGCAACACCAGATTCTTCTTGTGCAACCACTTACATCGCCTATCTCACTAGCCGATAGGGCATATAGTGCTTAGTGGTCTCATCACAACCATCGCACTTCATTTCGAATTCGTCCCAGGGCATTATAGGCAATGCTCCATCCTTAGCATTACCAAAATTGACCagaccatctgcatatccatggggatatgtaagaaggttggAAACACATATTTCCTTATCGACATCGAAGTGAACGTCATCCCTAGGCAAGAAGAAGCCCAAGAAGACCCTGGTGAGCCATCACAGGCACAAGAAGAAGCCCAAGAGCCACTCCACCATGAGTCCCTTGCTCGAGTGCCTCCCTACACGCCACCATCGACAAACCCCATCTTTGCATACCTTCAGTGCATAGAGACCACACTCAACAATAGGATGCAAGCGCTCAAAAATAGCCTTCAAGAAGCCCACAACAAGTTTGATATCATAATGGAGAGGCTCGATGGAGAGGGACCATCATCGCTATTAGAGACCTTCTAGAGTTAGGACTTTAGGATAGGTTCTTTCATGTAAAATTTATATGCCTTAGTCCTAAACTATGCTTATAGGTCTTTGTTACTTGctttttgtccaaactttcagttcttaatacataatatgcttttcATAATTCTTATGCTATatcttaattttgcatattatgttgccattgaggacaatgtcatatttgagtttgggggtacagaTGTGATGTGCCTTATGAAGGAgagaatgaaattgattagttATGAAAGATAAGAAATTATTCTTGAATGAATTGAGGAAcaagaataaacaaaaattaatataacaccaaaatcaacttcaatagaaaaaaaaaaaaagagaaaggatttctttttggtattttatgatttaagatgcaacagtaataaaagacaaaaataagaaaataactaTGGAACGTAAACTTTGATAAGAGTAATCTCGCCACAAAGATTACAATCCCAATAAAAATGCCACATAAGCAACTCTTGTGATAAGTCAAGAGTTTGCCACAAACAAATAATATTTGATAAGAAAGAAGAAACATCACTTGCTATTGATCAAAATTCAGAATGCTTTGAGCTTATAAGAGTTGGCCTTTATATAGGCTAATTTCAAGCactataaaggaaaatagcaAGGTTACGAAATAGGAAGTTTGAATAGTCTTCTAAATaggaaataatattaaatttttgagaaaaaataCTTCAGAAATCTGCTCATAGAGTGATGCACGAATTTAAGGAGATTTGGTGACTTTTCAACCTTATTTACTTCCTTAATTGAAAGATATTTCAATCTCCTTCTGAtttctttgacttggtcaattccaAACAGCAAATAGGGCATTTTACACACATATGGGCCTATTTTCTTCATAATCAGCCtattatctttattttaactTAAGCCCAAACATTTTAGTTTTCACCCATCTCACATGCCCCATGGACTTACCAAGTCTTGCCCAACTTCTTTAATTCTGAATACAAGCAAGCAAAGTAATGAGCTTGTTTTTGGACATAGTCGATGGGCCCTCGTATGTCATGTCATTATGTGGCACATCATCTCCCCCTTATTGATTAGGATTTGCCGTCAAATCCAATTCTTCCCCATCCTCAAAATCATCTTCAAAGTAAGGAGAAAGATCCCTCACATTGAAAGTAGAAGAAACATTGTACTCATGGGGCAAATTCACCTTATAGGCATTGTCATTGATCCTTGCTACCACACGGAATGGACCATTAGCTTTTGGTAATAGCTTGGACTTCCTTTGATTTGGAAATCTCTCTTTCCTCAAGTGAAGCCACACTAGATCACCTGGTTCAAACCGcacttattgtaacaccctcaatgtaaccatttcgtacattctactgttccggtgactggtgtcggtccagacaactagaacgtctggaaaaatatttaaactaaagtgaggaatcataattaactcaaatatttacaaaaaaaatgtagaaaaaattttagaaataaaatacaactaagttaagtgagccggtgccctagcaataggtaacctagtgggaagttgtggtcctcgcaactaatagccctagacccaggagaaaattcataaaataatttttgggactccagagaagagtcattgaggtttctatggcattagaatgccaataaaatatttaaaaaaaattttcaatcagtacagacaattttagtctgttaagccaaacggagggcattttggtcatttcgtcttcagagatgatttttagccgacttgtctagttaagtaaataattattatgacataaaatgtgaataaatattgctaaaaattaaattgaaaatgagtagagaagaaaagaaaagaaaatgaaagaaaatgtcaattatgacatcacatgatgttactaaagcactcccacccaatcacattgtgacacatatccataaaccacttaaaaagcataaaatgggctgaaaaattgaagaaaccaatctttttcttccctttcccatttccatcCGTGACTCTCATCTTCCCTCTtcctaacccattcctccatgaaagcttaaggcaagcttgagacaacccaccaaatcatctctaaaccctaacttctcttcatgaaaaattatccctaccactagagcaagccttagacagcaatttgaagaggaaaaagaaaggttttggcaagcttgggagtagctccaacaaggtaagtgaccaaactcttgctctttttagtttaattcatgtttaatggcatgatatgtgtaggaaatgtaagaaaatgaaacaaacaagTGTGCGTGTGCACGCTACAAGtttaggcagctagggttagttaggttTAGTGATTTTTCTTGATAACAAAGTGTTGAAGAGTAGCCCTAGTGCTAAATGCATGATTGAActtagttgtgtaggtgaaatacaaggattaggtatgtatgaacatggaaaaaatatggacacttaacaatatttgggtttgcttatgtaatggttcattaaccttgtaattgtCAATTAGCGACCATTTAATtgtgtataatgaggaaatgaagtgagttgaggcttgccATTTGTGTATGGctgagctaccttggctgacctgcaggactgagcatgagttcagcaggtttggacagctataaatggagttgtataggttcaattggtgcaaggctaattggaaatgaaactagacacataatgggacaactttggtgaagaaagcctgcccagaaaaccaaaccaagttgacctaaaaatttccctaatccgggtCACTTGAATtctacctaggcaaaatgactaaatgaacagtttttattcatttggtcataactcagtgtagaaaggtccaattgacctgaaattttaccattatgtagctgagacatatacctacaactttcatgaagaaacaaaacctaaattttgatcataacatgttcaaaaactgacctaaagccagtgtacaaaacctgcaggttctgtccagaaaaatctggaaaatttcaatccggcatgttatggtgtttaggccataacttgagctacaaaactccaaatggagtaattcaaaaaaagaaatgtaactagacacaataagaaacaactttcatgaagacaattttgccaaattcctactgtacaaatgaccaatggaacagtaaacttagtgcttgaaatttgaaaattgtgaataactaacactaagctttgaaatggaattggcaatcaatgccaacaactttaaaatgcaaaatgtggatgttggggatattaaaaccaatatacctattgtcaatgcaaaagtcaaaattttagttgactaatgaaatgaatagtaaccttacacataaaatacaaatattcaagaaatgactttgtaatatgccctagtaggcctaatgtgattggttggataggttggcatgccaatagggttctaatagcagtactgcatatgatgtatggcttcattgccattctgtgatgatagcctatggctatattgattatgatgttatacttggctttatgccttattgaatttatggcttattagccattctatttacataccgggagacacattatgactgatggtgtgacggcctgaggtacttggtacccagtgctagtttacctgtttatccagtccggtcaatttttataggttacttgggcatggaaaagtataaatgcaattgaactgattattaaagaaaataaggaaataaaatatcaagataaagatcaagagtgattacaataaaatataaaaaagctcaaaatcatcaagaaaataattaataaaatgcatgaagaagttaatatcataaaatgtgattagccttcgactaaacaataagttagtaaatattcatttcttatgaacacaataactaggaaatttttactttatttgcatattatattttcttgtattattggcaccactaagctttatgcttagcgcgtcgcttttgtaacgcgtaagtACTGAAgatttgtgtcacaccttacccctctgtaaggcataacatgatcccgtagtatacctaatgaattaccaactccatctactgataacccattaaatacactacaagggattttaaaaacttttcttacttcttttacagtggtgagcactatttacaggtgttaaaaactttggtgaactgaggtgaaacaactaactcatttgatttatttggaatttctgtaaaaattttggcaaggtgccatctatattttggataaaacagttcttcagaaaacctgtaaaaaaaagcacttcaataattttccaaatctcaactccaatacatttctcaacacaacaatttatcaacacaattccataggaatttttcaaagtccgagataaggaaatataatacaacttttacaatccaaaacactcataattaatttacaacttcaagtacaatttaatttacaactgctcaaaaccaaaaagaaaatatacatacaaaggtcatacattacaagacaaaatacaaaatcttggtatactcataataccagaaatcctcattggatgtatatgcagcctagtctgcacgctgtcggtctctctactgcgacaaagaataaagctatcacgagacaatgtctcgatggtacaacattaaccaaatccaatttaaatcacaattcataagtcatgtaaatagtggatacttaaaatcataattaaattcaagacaataattgtcaataagaatttaactccatttctcaatatcacaataattttccataagtcgatcagtttgaattcaaaagatgatatgtcaatgagagtttaaatccatttcacaatctcacaatacatatcaataaatcacacacagcttaatcatgatccataattcaattcatcccaaaagccgatggctaatgaggtattcaattcatcccaaaagtcaatgactaatgaggaataacatggctagctagcaaaaatatgagtactcattctattcgtcctcaacaggcacacacctcaacacttcagccagagagggaattcaattcatcccactagacacgctagcgaggaatacaatcaatatacatgatagtgtggtttaaaaccatttctaatgctttttaatcaataagtatccatcaatgtccttcaaaccatttttcacagtttcaaactattcacaatatttttcaatcaataaatattcatcaaacacatttccacaatttaaaataatgatatacaaataatcaatatttatttccattgaaaataattcaaaagaaataaagcttgttgtgcacaaacaatttaaaacaataatatacaaatattcaatatttatctcaattgaaaaattcaaaagcaatagccgttgtgcacaaacctccgatatttgtctctggtcttgactcgatttctttcccttttctttgagtccttgttaatcgagaaacacaatttgaagtgtttgataccaaattaaactatctctatcgatggggtttggtaaataatgcaccgaactcaattattcgcttaatcacctaatataccgaccctcgttgcgttttaggtaaattaggttttagtgtcgttaaaatgtaacactcgatagggttttatgtTTTGTATGTTTTACCAAATTAATTTCAACGCTTTGTGCATTTTAATGAAAAATGCTTGATTCCTggacactagtttgacctaaccggacgatctagtttcctcggttttcggtctcggtcgaagctccaaacttgtagatctaggtcttattgcacgcggtgcaaaatttcaggtcaatccgagttaagtagaccaagttatggtcattacactattgctggtcaaatggtaccattttaggtcaattttaggtcaaagtggtcaattctggttcggccagtttttggacccgaacttgtgcaagttgtttgacttgcttatggtcatttctgggctttggtgtcttcataagacttgtaggtatgggtcttaactattcttggtcaaaatttcaggtcaattggacctggtttgagtgagttatggcctaaacactcactgctgcccaattggtcatttttcaggtcctaattgcatctaatccgaattggtcaaatttttaggtcaccttgcaagcagaattttggcatggtttctcaatgaaagttggcacattttgtgcctagtttcaccccaaattggtctcataccaattgaggttacacattcaaggttataggccaaaatatacactgccctcactatgcattacacacccaaacttcaaacacacacttacctttgcaaggttcacttccataccctaccaaactgttttggcacattaccaacaacattttctacattacatttgcattattttgggcagattcaaccacccttaacacaccaaatatcattcacaattataattctaagtaccattacaaatacacctaaacattacaaactttacatacactttacaacattaatttacatacataacatccatccttctaggtcaatatgctgcccacacttccttcaatatacaccatttctcaagtgtccacaagctgccacaaatcactcatcaacatcacattgccataccatatgctaattcccatcaaagtgcataattcaccatatatacatgcattaaatcactaggttactaactcaccatgaacaacattatttctcaacaattatatgcacaatttcctcatcaaaagcgtgaccatggctgtccaaaatgacaacaacaataacccttcaaactcaaaattttccttcaccaaactaacacccataacatgaacataaactttaacaaaggatttctcaaaaatacaaacttacctttatttgtaacttgctaaaccttcaccaaacttcccaaaattggtatcaatatcttccttgtggtgtgtagaccatttttcatgaaaggacctaagagcttggagttgaaaatggaggatggatcaagctcaaagaaaacgttaatggaggttttcaagggttcatcaattcggcaatgttgggaggttttgaggaagatgggatttcaggtggttagtggaccacttcagccatatttcatgtttaataaatcctatagtggtccactaactaaaattaaaacattttataagttaatttttcaattaatccacatttaacccattatttccactatttattttaggtaccaccaaattaatttttcatttcattttctaagtgtaatactatttatttttaatggacatttaggtcaaaagacaattcgggatgtcaaatgaccataatgcccctgttcgggtggctttccagatttttcagaataaccgtattttgtctgtttttcgatttctcacttttctttgtactaattatttaatttttctttgatctttctaatgatatttattcttcaataagtgtCTATTAaattcctaaaaatgttttccgtggttccccgcagtattagtcaacggtccacgccgtgacttcccggtgcggtcacccatcgctaggtttcccggctcacttactcggttacatttctttgctatgatttttcctttgtttttcttttcttgtatttcattattttatgtctcctcactcatattgaagtacggttctaggcatcctagctgtccggacaacattggtcaccggagcagtagaacgccctaccgaacttaggggtgttacaatttggacagagagcccggtagaccacagactggttaAGGCCGTTCACCGTTCTgcttagtgtccgtgtcacctcacaagctacagtgcattggtaggactaggtcccattttgtattttgtaatttttgtaagttttataattaaactcttaCCTTATCGtgtatatttgaaacaaatgtaaaataattttgtattaatgtaagtatttgtaacttgtgattataaataacatatgagaatttatttatgatttgagcatgatgatgatgtggaatgaatgaatgacaaatggaggaattgttaagaaattgttgtaaattgatgtgatacaaatggagtttgagaatgattgaaaattattggaagtgttttttacaggttccgaaaaactattttttccatttttagccaacactctgccagattttctaaaaatttttcggaaccttaaattaattcttaattttaataaataaattaaatggcataaatttcactttgtgactaataaatgaataaataaataaattaagaaagagtaaattgtaatgaaataagatatggtgctctgacacactgtgtggcatatcttgctcggctacactataaacgggtaaggggtgtcacacttattttctcttcttgttaATAGTTTTGCTGTATTGTTCATTTTTGGCCTCAACGAGCTTTCTAACTTGCTCATGCATAGACTTCGCCATCTTTGCCTTCTTTTCACTATCAACATTGGCTCTTTCTTGAATAGGAATTGGCATCAAATCCATTAGTGTGATTGGATTGAAGCCATAGACTACTTCAAAAGGAGAGTGCTTAGTTGAGTTGTGCACACTTCGATTGTAAGCAAAATCAACATAGGCCAAGCATTTATCCCAACTCTTCAAATTCTTCTTGATGACAGTTCTTAGCAAGGTAGAGAGAGTTCTATTTACCACCTCTGTTTGCCCATCTATTTGAGGATGACAGGCTGTGCTAAAGAGGAGGTAAGTTCCAAGCTTTTTCCACAAAGTCTTCCAAAAATAGCTTAGGAACTTGGCATCACGATTTGAAACAATGCTTCTTAgaatgccatgcaacctaacaatttCCTTAAAGAAAAGGTTAGCAATAAGAGAAGCATCATTAGTTTTATGGCAAGGAACAAAATGAGCCATTTTAGAAAATCGGTCAATAATAACCAATATGGAATCTTTGCCCCTTTGAGTTCTAGGCAAGCCAAGCACAAAATCCATACTCACATGTTCCCATGGGTGATTAGGAACTAAAAGAGGCATATACAGCCCTTGCGCCATCTCCTTACGTTTAGCCTTCTTGCACGCCACACATTTTTCCATTACCTTGTGCACATTTTTCATCATACTTGGCCAATAGAAATGCTCCTTTAAGGCTTCCAAAGTCTTCTTTTCATCGAAATGGCCAGCAAGACCCCCTCAATGTGCCTCCCTTATCAATAATTCTCTGATAGAATAGTTGGGAATACACAACTTTCCCATTTTAAAGAGGTAGCCATCATGTTGGTAGAATCCCTAAAAGGCTTTCTCTTTACAAGAATCATAGATAGAAGAAATGTCCCTATCTGACTTATATTGCTCAATCATCAGTTCAAATCCCAACAGCTTAGTATTTAGCAAAGAGATTAAGGCATACCTCCTGGATAATGCATCAGCCACAATGTTGGAGTGTCCCTTCTTATACTTGATCACTTATGAGAATGATTCAAGAAACTCCACCCATTTGGCATGTCGCTTGTTCAGCTTACTTTGTCCTTTTAGTTGCTTTAAGGACTCATGGTCTGCGTGGATAACAAACTCTCTTGGCAAGGGATAGTGTTGCCAAGTCTCCAAAGCACGAACAAGAGCATAGAACTCTTTATCATAGGTTGAGTAGTTCAAACTAGCTCCATTCAACTTTTCACTAAAATAAGTAATGGGATGTCTTTCTTATATTAGAACAACCCCGATTCCCACTCCGGAAGCATCGCATTCTACCTCAAAGGTCTTTGAAAAATTTAGCAATGCAAGTATTGGAGTAGAGGTCAGTTTTGCTTTAATGAGTTCAAAGCTCTTTTGGGCAGCTTCACTCCAATTAAATTTCCCTTCATTCTTTAAGCATTTTGTTATGGGGGCTATGATGGTGCTGAAATTCTTTATAAACCTCTGGTAGAAAGAGGCTAGGCCTTGAAAACTTCTCACCTCTGAGATTATAGTTGGTACTGGCCATTCTTGTATTGCTTGCACCTTCTCTTTGTCCACCTCCATGCCATGTTTGGTTACCACAAAGCCAAGGAATGTGACTTGATCATGGTAAAAAGTGCATTTCTTGATGTTCACATGCAACTTTTCTTGGTGTAGAACTTCAAAAATAGCCCTTAAATGCTTGAGATGATCTTCAAAACTCCTGCTAtaaatcaaaatatcattaaaaaaaaacaaCCACAAATTTGCCAATGAAGTGGTCAAGTACATGGTTCATGAGTCTCATAAAAGAGCTAGGGGCATTAAAAAGGCTAAAAGGCATAGCCATCCACTCATATAACCCAAACTTTGTTTTAAAGGCTATTTTCCATTCATCTCCCTCCTTCATTCAAATCTGAtggtaaccacttttcaaatTAACTTTTGAAAAGATAACAGCACCATGTAACTaatcaagcatatcatcaagtcTAGGAATGGGATAGCGATACTTCACAATGATTTTGTTGATGGCCCTACTATCAATACACATGCGTATGGAACTATCCTTTTTGGGCATCAACAAAGCTGGAACAAAGTATAGGCTCATGGACTCACGAACATAGCCCTTTTTCAACAGCTTTATGACTTGCTTATGCAACTCCTTAGCCTCTTTCGGGATTGCTTCTGTAGGCTTGTCTATTTGGCAATGTTGCTCCAGGAATTAAATCAATCTGATGCTCAATGCCATGAAGGGGAGGTAGTCCttctggcaattcttcaggaaaaacATCTTCAAATTCTTCCAATAGTTCGGCCACCATGGGAGGAACTGTAATGTCATTAGATTCTagcaattatttaataataagcacaaaaaaaaattatggttAGTGATAGCCTTCAAAACATCCCCCTTGTTGAGGAATAAACTCTCCTTCTTTTGTTTATTACTAATCAGCTGCTCTTGATGTATTTGTTGGGGACTAAGAGGGGCTAATACAATTCTTTTCCCATCCTTCATAAAAGAATAAGTATTTTTAAAACCATCATGCACAGcccttctatcaaattgccatggcctTCCTAACAACAAATGGCTAGCATTCATGGGCACAATGTCACACGCAACTTCATCTTTATACTTGCCTATGGAGAAAGGAACAACTACTTGCTTAGTCACCTTAACATCACCATCATCATTCAACCATTGTAATTTATAAGGATGAGGATGCACTAAGGTGGGCAGATTAAGTTTCTTAACTAAGGTAGTAAAAGTAACATTAGTACAGCTACCACCATCAATAATGACATTACATACCTTGCTGAGAATAGTGCATCTGGTATGGAAGATGTTCTCTCTTTGCTCTTCCTCTTTTGTTGCATGTACACTTAAGGTTCTTCTAACCACTAACATCTCCCTAACATCAACATACTCTACTTCCTCATCACTATATGCTTCATAATTCTCTTCCTCTTCGCAAGTCTCATCTTTACTCTTTAGCTCCCATTGGGCTTCCCTCAACACCATTACTCTCTTGTTGGGACATTCTAAAGCAATGTGTTCATTACTAAGGCACTTGAAGCATTTTATATCTCTACTTCTTTTGGGAGGGGCTAGATCTACTTCCTTTTCCTTGCCCTTGCTTACACCAACTGGTGCTTTGGCAGAGCTCTCCCCTTTGTCATGCTTCTTCATGCCACCTTTATCACTAGCAAGTGGGGTGCTAGTGTTAGAAGGTTTTGTGAATGTTTTGGTAGTAATGCCCTTATATCCACCTTTCATTCTTTGCCTTTCAACCTTAATGCCAAGTTTGATCACATCCTACAAAAACAGATATGGTTGCAATTCAACAGTATTAGCAATTTCATAATTCAAACCACCAAGAAAATGGGCAATGGTTTGTTCTTGTGGTTCCCTCACATCACATCTCAACATCAGCATCTCAAATTCTTTAACATAGTCTTCCACACACATTCCACCTTGGCGTAAACTTTGGAGTTTGATATATAACTCCTGTTTGTAATATTCAGGTACAAATCGCTTCTCCATGAATCTTTTCATCTCACGCTAAGTTTGTACATCATCAAGCCCATCCCTACGTCTTTGAGCCTTTATGTTCTCCCACTATAAGTTTTCATAATCAATAAACTCAATGGCAGCAAGTTTGCACTTCTTTGCTTCGTTGGACACTAATATTCAAAGATTTTGTTAAC comes from the Hevea brasiliensis isolate MT/VB/25A 57/8 chromosome 5, ASM3005281v1, whole genome shotgun sequence genome and includes:
- the LOC110662159 gene encoding uncharacterized protein LOC110662159, with protein sequence MKRFMEKRFVPEYYKQELYIKLQSLRQGGMCVEDYVKEFEMLMLRCDDVIKLGIKVERQRMKGGYKGITTKTFTKPSNTSTPLASDKGGMKKHDKGESSAKAPVGVSKGKEKEVDLAPPKRSRDIKCFKCLSNEHIALECPNKRVMVLREAQWELKSKDETCEEEENYEAYSDEEVEYVDVREMLVVRRTLSVHATKEEEQRENIFHTRCTILSKVCNVIIDGGSCTNVTFTTLVKKLNLPTLVHPHPYKLQWLNDDGDVKVTKQVVVPFSIGKYKDEVACDIVPMNASHLLLGRPWQFDRRAVHDGFKNTYSFMKDGKRIVLAPLSPQQIHQEQLINKPTEAIPKEAKELHKQVIKLLKKGYVRESMSLYFVPALLMPKKDSSIRMCIDSRAINKIIVKSFEDHLKHLRAIFEVLHQEKLHVNIKKCTFYHDQVTFLGFVVTKHGMEVDKEKVQAIQEWPVPTIISEVRSFQGLASFYQSEKLNGASLNYSTYDKEFYALVRALETWQHYPLPREFVIHADHESLKQLKGQSKLNKRHAKWVEFLESFS